A genome region from Sphingomonas anseongensis includes the following:
- a CDS encoding helix-turn-helix domain-containing protein, which yields MDDPRLASMSPDELKAAMRTLGYRTQADLATAIGVSRSAVSLWLEGKVGVPRPVAMLLRMLVAAQRRIY from the coding sequence ATGGACGACCCACGCCTCGCCTCCATGTCGCCGGACGAGCTGAAGGCAGCGATGCGGACGCTCGGCTATCGCACGCAGGCCGACCTGGCGACCGCGATCGGGGTGTCACGCTCGGCGGTGAGCCTGTGGCTGGAAGGCAAGGTCGGAGTGCCTCGGCCGGTTGCGATGCTCCTTCGGATGCTCGTCGCCGCGCAACGCCGGATTTACTGA
- a CDS encoding queuosine precursor transporter, with protein MGAFTRKPKHVDAADLKGRQFRYFDFVMVAFVVVLLLSNVIGAEKRSVVDLPLVGPWPFGAGILFFPISYVIDDILTEVYGFARARRAIWAGFAALLFMGVMEWTVVHLPVAEGWTGQGAYERVFGSGWRIILASLTAFFVGDFLNSVVLAKMKVWTKGKHLWTRTIGSTIIGEGADSLIFYPLAFYGMMDWPLSVLGEVMLSQFILKVSWEVILTPVTYAVVGWLKRREGVDVYDEHTDFSPFTTQV; from the coding sequence GTGGGGGCGTTCACGCGAAAGCCGAAACATGTCGACGCGGCGGACCTTAAGGGCCGTCAATTCCGCTATTTCGACTTCGTGATGGTGGCCTTTGTTGTCGTCCTGCTGCTGTCCAACGTCATCGGTGCCGAAAAGAGGTCGGTGGTCGACCTTCCGCTGGTCGGCCCATGGCCGTTCGGCGCAGGAATCCTGTTCTTCCCGATCTCCTACGTAATCGATGATATCCTGACCGAGGTGTACGGCTTCGCCCGCGCCAGGCGAGCAATCTGGGCCGGCTTCGCGGCGCTGTTGTTCATGGGCGTGATGGAATGGACCGTCGTCCATCTGCCCGTCGCCGAGGGTTGGACGGGGCAGGGCGCTTACGAACGCGTGTTCGGATCGGGCTGGCGGATCATCCTTGCATCGCTGACGGCATTCTTCGTCGGCGATTTCCTGAACTCAGTCGTGCTCGCGAAGATGAAAGTGTGGACCAAGGGAAAGCATTTGTGGACCCGGACCATCGGCAGCACGATCATCGGCGAGGGTGCCGATAGCCTGATTTTCTACCCGCTGGCATTCTACGGAATGATGGACTGGCCGCTGAGCGTCCTCGGAGAAGTCATGCTCAGCCAGTTCATCCTGAAGGTCAGCTGGGAAGTGATCCTCACCCCGGTCACCTATGCGGTGGTGGGATGGCTGAAGCGCCGCGAAGGCGTCGACGTTTACGACGAGCACACGGACTTCTCGCCCTTCACCACGCAGGTCTGA
- a CDS encoding amino acid permease, which translates to MRNWNVRKIVVPPEAMPEEHRLKKTLSWHHLIFLGVGAIVGTGILVLIGTAADKAGPAMMLSFVIAGVICAAAALAYAEVATMIPASGSAYTYSYVVFGELIAWFVGWSLILEYSLVVSAVSVGWSGYFSPLIGIPQELATAPLLGGVFNFPAVFIIAVIAGMLIYGMRESATLNSILVAIKMLALAMFIVVALRVFQADNFTPFMPYGFVKSGPSGQEVGVMAAAAIIFFAFYGFDAIATAAEETKNPGRDLAIGIVGSMVLCVLIYMAVAAAAIGAEPYQRFVDSPEPLALILRDIGQPVAAKLLALSASVGLPTVILAFFYGQSRIFLAMSRDGLLPAPLARLSGRRNPVRITLFTAVVVGALAGLVPLNDLVALANAGTLTAFIAVCAAMLTLRRRDPDAKRLFRTPLPWVTGLIGILGCAYLFYSLPRYTQEWFLIWNAVGLVIYFVFASGNAERTRGKAAS; encoded by the coding sequence CGGCGTCGGGGCGATCGTCGGTACGGGAATACTCGTTCTGATCGGCACTGCAGCCGACAAGGCCGGCCCTGCGATGATGCTGAGCTTCGTGATCGCCGGCGTGATCTGCGCGGCCGCGGCCCTCGCTTATGCTGAGGTCGCGACGATGATACCTGCTTCGGGATCTGCCTACACCTACAGCTATGTCGTATTCGGCGAGCTGATCGCCTGGTTCGTCGGCTGGTCGCTCATCCTAGAATACAGCCTGGTGGTCAGCGCCGTCTCAGTCGGCTGGTCGGGCTATTTCTCGCCGTTGATCGGTATTCCGCAGGAACTTGCGACGGCGCCTCTTCTCGGCGGAGTGTTTAACTTTCCCGCCGTGTTCATCATCGCGGTAATCGCCGGGATGCTCATCTACGGAATGCGCGAGAGCGCGACTCTCAACTCGATCCTGGTTGCAATCAAAATGCTTGCGCTGGCGATGTTCATCGTCGTGGCGCTGAGAGTCTTTCAAGCCGACAATTTCACGCCGTTCATGCCCTACGGCTTCGTCAAGAGCGGGCCTTCGGGGCAGGAGGTTGGGGTGATGGCGGCCGCCGCAATCATCTTCTTCGCTTTCTACGGCTTCGACGCCATCGCCACGGCAGCGGAGGAAACGAAGAACCCCGGCCGCGACCTCGCGATCGGAATCGTCGGTTCGATGGTTCTGTGCGTGCTCATTTACATGGCGGTCGCTGCAGCGGCGATCGGTGCGGAGCCCTATCAGCGTTTCGTGGATTCCCCAGAACCGCTTGCTCTGATCCTTCGGGACATTGGCCAGCCGGTTGCGGCGAAGCTGCTCGCTCTGTCGGCTTCGGTGGGCCTCCCGACGGTGATCCTCGCCTTCTTCTACGGACAAAGCCGAATCTTCCTCGCGATGTCGCGAGACGGGCTCCTTCCGGCGCCGCTTGCACGGCTCTCGGGCCGGCGTAATCCGGTCCGAATCACGCTCTTCACGGCCGTCGTGGTCGGAGCACTGGCCGGCCTCGTTCCGCTGAACGACCTAGTCGCGCTGGCAAATGCCGGAACGCTGACCGCCTTCATCGCGGTGTGCGCAGCAATGCTGACACTCAGACGGCGTGACCCCGATGCAAAGCGTCTGTTCCGGACGCCCTTGCCGTGGGTGACCGGGCTCATCGGCATCCTCGGCTGCGCTTATCTTTTCTACAGCCTGCCGAGGTACACCCAGGAATGGTTCCTGATCTGGAACGCGGTCGGGTTGGTCATCTATTTCGTCTTTGCCTCGGGCAACGCGGAGCGGACCCGAGGGAAAGCCGCCAGCTGA
- the glnA gene encoding type I glutamate--ammonia ligase, with amino-acid sequence MANDASKILSKIKDEEIEWVDLRFTDPKGKWQHLTMASVVIDEDMLTDGFMFDGSSIAGWKAINESDMILKPDLETTYVDPFSATPMLILFCNVVEPSTGELYGRDPRSTATRAEAYLKASGVGDTVFVGPEAEFFMFDDVRFEDGYSASGYRIDDIELPTNTGREYEGGNLAHRPREKGGYFPVAPVDSAMDIRGEMVSTMLEMGLPMDKHHHEVAASQHELGLTYGSLVQTADRMQIYKYVVHMVAHAYGKTATFMPKPIAKDNGSGMHTHMSIWKAGKPLFAGNGYAGLSETALYFIGGVIKHARALNAFTNPTTNSYKRLVPGFEAPVLLAYSSRNRSASCRIPYGAGEKAKRVEFRFPDALANPYLAYSALLMAGLDGIQNRIHPGDPMDKNLYDLPPQELVNVPTVCGSLREALVNLQEDRAFLTKGDVFSDDQIDAYIELKWDEVMRWETTPSPVEFDMYYSS; translated from the coding sequence ATGGCCAACGACGCGAGCAAGATCCTTTCGAAGATCAAGGATGAGGAGATCGAGTGGGTCGACCTCCGCTTCACCGATCCCAAGGGCAAGTGGCAGCACCTGACCATGGCGTCGGTCGTCATCGACGAGGACATGTTGACCGACGGCTTCATGTTCGACGGATCGTCCATCGCCGGTTGGAAGGCGATCAACGAGTCCGACATGATCCTGAAGCCTGACCTCGAGACGACTTACGTGGATCCCTTCAGCGCCACCCCGATGCTGATCCTGTTCTGCAACGTCGTCGAGCCTTCGACCGGAGAGCTCTACGGCCGCGACCCCCGCTCCACCGCGACTCGCGCGGAAGCCTATCTGAAGGCGAGCGGCGTCGGCGACACCGTCTTCGTCGGCCCCGAAGCCGAATTCTTCATGTTCGACGATGTCCGGTTCGAGGATGGCTATAGCGCCAGCGGCTACAGGATCGACGACATCGAGCTTCCGACCAACACCGGCCGCGAATATGAAGGCGGAAACCTGGCTCACCGCCCGCGCGAGAAAGGCGGCTATTTTCCGGTCGCTCCGGTCGACAGCGCGATGGACATCCGCGGGGAGATGGTTTCGACGATGCTCGAGATGGGCCTCCCCATGGACAAGCACCATCACGAGGTCGCGGCCTCCCAGCACGAGCTCGGCCTCACCTACGGAAGCCTGGTCCAGACCGCCGACCGGATGCAGATCTACAAATATGTCGTCCACATGGTCGCCCATGCCTACGGCAAGACCGCGACCTTCATGCCAAAGCCGATCGCCAAGGATAACGGCAGCGGCATGCACACGCACATGTCGATCTGGAAGGCGGGCAAGCCGCTGTTCGCGGGTAATGGCTATGCCGGGTTGAGCGAGACCGCGCTCTACTTCATCGGCGGGGTCATCAAGCACGCCCGGGCGCTCAACGCGTTCACCAACCCGACGACCAACAGCTACAAGCGCCTGGTTCCGGGTTTCGAGGCGCCGGTCCTGCTCGCTTATTCCAGCCGCAACCGTTCGGCCTCCTGCCGGATCCCGTACGGCGCTGGGGAGAAGGCCAAGCGGGTCGAGTTCCGCTTCCCCGACGCCCTGGCCAATCCCTATCTCGCTTATTCAGCGTTGCTGATGGCGGGCCTCGACGGCATCCAGAACCGAATCCATCCGGGCGATCCGATGGACAAGAATCTTTATGACCTGCCGCCGCAGGAGCTGGTCAACGTTCCCACGGTCTGCGGAAGCCTTCGCGAGGCGCTGGTGAACCTGCAGGAAGATCGCGCCTTCCTGACCAAGGGCGACGTGTTCAGCGACGACCAGATCGACGCCTATATCGAGCTCAAGTGGGACGAGGTGATGCGCTGGGAGACCACGCCCAGCCCCGTCGAGTTCGACATGTATTACAGCAGTTGA
- a CDS encoding P-II family nitrogen regulator yields MKKIEAVIKPFKLDDVKDALHDVGVSGITVTEVKGFGRQKGHTELYRGAEYVIDFLPKVKVEVVVEDVLVENVIEAISQAARTGRIGDGKIFVLPIDDAVRIRTGDRGADAI; encoded by the coding sequence GTGAAAAAGATCGAAGCGGTGATCAAGCCATTCAAGCTCGATGACGTGAAGGACGCGCTGCACGATGTTGGAGTGTCTGGAATCACCGTCACCGAGGTCAAGGGCTTCGGTCGGCAGAAGGGCCATACGGAGCTTTACCGCGGCGCCGAATATGTGATCGACTTCCTACCCAAGGTGAAGGTGGAGGTCGTGGTCGAGGACGTGCTCGTTGAAAACGTCATCGAGGCGATCAGCCAGGCAGCGCGGACGGGGCGAATCGGCGACGGCAAGATTTTCGTTCTTCCGATCGACGACGCGGTTCGGATCAGGACCGGCGACCGCGGAGCCGACGCGATCTAG
- a CDS encoding NTP transferase domain-containing protein, giving the protein MDRAIILSAGQGSRLGHMVDNRPKCLIDFGGRTLLDRQLDCLDANGVREAVVVTGFHDELVNEALSNRTAGPNVRAVYNPFYKVADNLGSLFMARDELSGDCLVWNGDTLVSDPLMARVIANQRQGICVTIDRKDSYDSDDMKVVVDDDGRLRSIGKRISAGVNGESIGLLAFRSGGAERFLEAIERDIRTPEGTTIWYLRVIHHLAQQSDVWTFDIAGEEWGEVDFPQDVERARELVARWDSKGDSAAA; this is encoded by the coding sequence ATGGATAGGGCGATCATCCTTTCGGCAGGCCAGGGCTCGCGCCTCGGCCACATGGTCGACAACCGGCCTAAGTGCCTGATCGACTTTGGCGGCCGAACCTTGCTTGACCGCCAGCTCGACTGCCTGGATGCAAACGGAGTGCGCGAAGCCGTGGTGGTCACCGGCTTCCATGACGAACTCGTCAACGAGGCGCTCTCGAACAGAACTGCGGGCCCCAACGTCCGCGCCGTCTACAATCCGTTCTACAAGGTAGCGGACAACCTGGGGTCGCTGTTCATGGCCCGAGACGAACTCTCCGGAGACTGCCTCGTCTGGAACGGCGACACGCTCGTCTCCGACCCGCTGATGGCCCGAGTGATCGCCAACCAGCGTCAGGGCATCTGTGTGACCATCGACCGCAAGGACAGCTACGATTCCGACGATATGAAAGTGGTCGTCGATGATGACGGCCGGTTGCGGTCGATCGGCAAGCGGATCAGTGCCGGCGTCAACGGCGAGTCGATCGGCCTGCTGGCTTTCCGCTCCGGCGGAGCGGAACGCTTCCTCGAGGCGATCGAGCGCGACATCCGCACGCCCGAGGGCACGACCATCTGGTACCTGCGAGTGATCCACCACCTCGCCCAACAGTCGGACGTGTGGACTTTCGACATCGCCGGCGAGGAATGGGGAGAAGTTGACTTCCCACAGGACGTCGAGCGCGCGCGGGAGCTGGTCGCCAGGTGGGATTCGAAAGGCGACAGCGCGGCCGCCTGA
- a CDS encoding competence/damage-inducible protein A, translated as MNRVWTAALVVIGDEILSGRTEEKNIAQVANWLNRQGVRLAEARVVPDVLEAIVDAVNALRPVHDYVFTTGGIGPTHDDITVDSIAAAFGVPVVVHPQARLVLEDYYRGRPGGLTEARLRMARVPEGAELIPNPTSGAPGVRMGNVYILAGVPNIARSMLEGLEGKLEGGSPIVSVTVRAHVAESDVALLLKEVQDEHPGVSIGSYPFYGGGKFGADFVVRSEDADLAEGCARVLRDRLKAADFEVVSG; from the coding sequence ATGAATCGGGTGTGGACCGCGGCGCTGGTCGTCATCGGCGACGAGATCCTTTCCGGCCGGACCGAGGAAAAGAACATCGCGCAGGTGGCGAACTGGCTGAACCGCCAGGGAGTCCGCCTAGCTGAGGCGAGAGTGGTGCCTGATGTGCTGGAAGCGATCGTCGATGCGGTGAACGCTCTCCGCCCAGTCCATGACTATGTCTTCACAACCGGCGGAATCGGCCCGACTCATGACGACATCACCGTGGACTCCATCGCCGCCGCCTTCGGCGTTCCCGTCGTCGTCCACCCGCAGGCGCGGCTGGTGCTGGAGGATTATTATCGCGGTCGCCCCGGCGGGCTGACCGAGGCCCGGCTCAGGATGGCCCGGGTGCCCGAAGGCGCCGAGCTGATCCCCAATCCCACGTCGGGCGCTCCGGGTGTGAGGATGGGCAACGTTTATATCCTTGCCGGAGTGCCCAACATCGCACGCTCGATGCTCGAGGGACTGGAAGGAAAGCTGGAAGGCGGCTCGCCGATCGTGTCCGTCACCGTCCGGGCCCATGTGGCGGAAAGCGACGTCGCGCTACTGCTGAAAGAGGTGCAGGACGAGCATCCGGGAGTGTCGATCGGGAGTTATCCATTCTACGGCGGCGGCAAGTTCGGCGCCGATTTCGTCGTCCGCTCGGAAGACGCGGACCTAGCCGAGGGGTGCGCGCGGGTGCTCCGGGATCGATTGAAGGCCGCGGATTTTGAGGTGGTAAGCGGCTAG
- the map gene encoding type I methionyl aminopeptidase, whose amino-acid sequence MTQYITVAGDDRVEARNGVIKLHGPEAFEGMRRAGRLAAEILDALVPHVVPGVTTDELDSIVHRMTTEGGGVPATLGYRGFTKSCCTSINHVVCHGIPGEKVLKDGDIVNIDVTPIVDGWHGDTSRMFLVGDVPLKARKLVDTTYECLMLGLQQARPGNRLGDVAHAIQRHAEANRYSVVRDFCGHGVGRLFHDSPEVIHAGRPGTGPELKPGMIFTVEPMINIGRPDVKLLDDGWTAVTRDRSLSAQFEHSIGITDTGCEIFTKSPKDFDKPPYL is encoded by the coding sequence ATGACCCAGTATATTACCGTCGCCGGAGACGACCGCGTCGAAGCACGCAATGGAGTGATCAAGCTCCACGGGCCCGAGGCCTTCGAAGGCATGCGCCGGGCCGGGCGCCTGGCGGCGGAAATCCTCGACGCCCTGGTGCCGCATGTCGTTCCCGGAGTGACCACGGACGAGCTGGATTCGATCGTCCACCGGATGACGACCGAGGGCGGCGGGGTGCCTGCAACCCTTGGCTACCGCGGTTTCACGAAGAGCTGCTGCACGTCGATCAACCACGTCGTGTGCCACGGAATTCCCGGCGAGAAGGTTCTGAAGGACGGCGACATCGTCAATATCGACGTGACTCCGATCGTCGATGGCTGGCACGGCGACACGAGCCGGATGTTCCTGGTCGGCGACGTTCCGTTGAAGGCCCGCAAGCTGGTCGACACCACCTACGAATGCCTGATGCTCGGTCTCCAGCAGGCCAGGCCCGGCAACCGGCTCGGGGACGTCGCCCATGCAATCCAGCGCCACGCCGAGGCTAACCGCTACAGCGTCGTCCGCGATTTTTGCGGCCATGGAGTCGGGCGCCTGTTTCACGACAGCCCCGAGGTGATTCACGCGGGGCGGCCCGGGACAGGGCCAGAGCTGAAGCCGGGAATGATCTTCACCGTCGAGCCGATGATCAACATTGGGCGGCCGGACGTGAAGCTTCTCGACGACGGCTGGACCGCGGTGACCCGCGATCGCTCGCTCTCCGCACAGTTCGAGCATTCGATCGGGATTACCGACACCGGCTGTGAGATTTTCACGAAGAGCCCGAAGGACTTCGACAAGCCACCTTATCTGTAG
- a CDS encoding DUF3309 family protein encodes MLWTILVILLILLLVGALPRWGYSSGWGYGPSGLLGLILIIVVILLLTGNL; translated from the coding sequence ATGCTTTGGACCATTCTCGTCATCTTGCTAATCCTGCTGCTGGTCGGAGCGCTTCCGCGCTGGGGCTATAGCAGCGGCTGGGGCTACGGCCCGTCGGGCCTGCTTGGGCTCATCCTCATTATCGTGGTCATCCTTCTCCTCACCGGGAATCTCTGA
- a CDS encoding CAP domain-containing protein, whose product MRNPPSPTVAGLRNGVSAISIISILVPAPALAAPEAVLQDVPSAVQAVTREDLQKLPTGRRLEDLIRTCPSQTIPTVARQPGVPTDGRPAIDLNCTRPADIEMIDVFKGHNSIRSLYGAPAMAWDPALERSALSYATTLAQTGKLVHASREGRGTIRENISQGLPNWNSGRLFQSWLDERPYFTPGTFPNISTTGDWYKVGHISQVLWPTTTTFGCARTVGGGSSWLVCRYNPGGNRDGKQVGFPLQIAQGGPPVININNPVQQAPQPQAQPRCEVTQPDDLMDLILQGMVKAGYTEGALDPRDRDTEIKWDRALQHENQIQDRMIGELARVQGDVAKNINAYLAATSTWQERYVYIASSTTGLQGLLTNWYESRAIYEKADLAFALMNLGVGVGKLGFKAYKFLAARRAAAAAAETTQVAGAAGKATEATAAALGETQAFNKTLIPPGQQPNILGMKGYTGASSVAGRVAETGSQYTVALEGAKQKLATAKTGFEQLIARTEIDNLIKMGPAGYEAQQAARTAAKFAELDTGLVKAAQQAGVNVEKAAVGANVAEREWALMKAIAEARGWHDIPRWANTPITNTLLQARKILGGVKDAKISPQDLELLKSLKTYVEGRGLNFAEYLRTAAGEVAGGIVAGESKPITEIIKYYDDADINLLLKVLDTGGDAAALRNVVSPVTQASLNGLAQAGLGTAGTLGHGGSGSPGQAGQGGCGALDAGVGLTQAGQGTTAPGGKPTDAQLSNVLNGLGDLGQVGLGNAVDQFGVTDRFTAGQGYGRAVMGELWEFITSPSATTASFYYTLEAQNELLNLLQNERKPLVELGTSLDSASRALADLQNTLQRAGLSGANSYLTGRGPAELRQALDELQKAYDSGSDQWKQQHKAQMDERRNHITQKLQDLAETVADLNALAGRMGQVRSWLDSLRLGPDGKPRGPVEAFNPMTFVRLGSISLYLRGMAADAFGLTTDAPFRVSLPQPSPPANMPRPEGWDEMLNRMKQQSAAFDAAPEVEVDPGFDAWLNGLNQGK is encoded by the coding sequence ATGCGCAATCCACCGTCACCTACAGTGGCCGGTCTTCGCAACGGCGTTTCGGCGATCTCCATCATCTCCATATTGGTGCCGGCCCCGGCGCTGGCTGCACCGGAAGCGGTGCTGCAGGACGTGCCTTCCGCGGTCCAGGCAGTCACCCGCGAGGACCTGCAGAAGCTACCGACCGGACGTCGGCTCGAGGATCTGATCCGAACCTGCCCGTCGCAGACGATTCCCACGGTGGCGAGGCAGCCAGGCGTGCCGACGGACGGTCGGCCCGCGATCGACCTTAACTGCACGCGGCCGGCGGACATCGAGATGATCGACGTCTTCAAGGGGCATAACAGCATCCGTTCCCTGTATGGTGCGCCGGCGATGGCATGGGATCCGGCGCTCGAGCGATCCGCGCTATCCTACGCCACTACGCTCGCCCAAACGGGAAAGCTCGTCCATGCATCGCGCGAGGGGCGCGGAACGATCCGTGAGAACATCAGCCAGGGCCTTCCGAACTGGAATTCGGGGAGGCTATTCCAAAGCTGGCTAGACGAGCGGCCCTATTTCACTCCCGGAACATTCCCGAACATCAGCACCACCGGCGATTGGTACAAGGTCGGCCATATCAGCCAGGTCCTTTGGCCGACGACGACCACCTTCGGCTGCGCACGCACCGTCGGCGGCGGCTCCTCCTGGCTCGTTTGCAGGTACAATCCCGGCGGCAACAGGGACGGCAAGCAGGTCGGATTCCCGCTGCAGATCGCGCAGGGCGGGCCGCCCGTCATCAACATCAACAATCCGGTCCAGCAGGCGCCTCAACCCCAGGCGCAGCCGCGCTGCGAGGTCACTCAGCCCGACGACCTGATGGACCTGATCCTCCAGGGCATGGTCAAGGCTGGCTATACGGAAGGCGCGCTCGATCCGCGCGACCGCGACACTGAGATCAAATGGGACCGTGCGCTCCAGCACGAGAACCAGATCCAAGACCGGATGATCGGCGAGCTCGCCCGGGTGCAGGGTGACGTTGCAAAGAATATCAACGCCTATCTGGCCGCCACTTCGACCTGGCAGGAACGCTACGTTTACATCGCTTCATCGACGACCGGCCTCCAGGGCCTTCTGACCAATTGGTATGAGTCGCGCGCGATCTACGAAAAGGCGGACCTGGCCTTCGCGCTGATGAACCTGGGTGTCGGCGTCGGGAAGCTCGGTTTCAAGGCGTACAAGTTCCTCGCGGCGCGGCGTGCCGCCGCAGCGGCCGCTGAAACGACGCAAGTGGCCGGGGCCGCCGGCAAGGCGACGGAAGCGACTGCCGCTGCGCTCGGCGAGACGCAGGCATTCAACAAGACTCTCATCCCGCCGGGACAGCAGCCGAACATCCTTGGCATGAAGGGCTATACCGGCGCTTCGTCAGTCGCGGGCAGGGTGGCTGAGACCGGATCCCAATATACGGTCGCACTCGAAGGGGCGAAGCAGAAGCTGGCGACCGCCAAAACCGGTTTCGAACAGCTGATCGCCCGAACGGAAATCGACAATCTGATCAAAATGGGTCCTGCGGGTTATGAGGCCCAGCAGGCGGCGAGAACCGCGGCGAAGTTCGCTGAGCTCGACACGGGACTGGTCAAGGCCGCCCAGCAGGCCGGGGTCAACGTCGAAAAGGCCGCGGTCGGAGCCAATGTCGCTGAGCGGGAATGGGCGCTGATGAAGGCCATCGCGGAGGCGCGCGGCTGGCACGATATTCCCCGCTGGGCAAACACTCCGATTACGAACACCCTACTCCAGGCGCGCAAGATCCTGGGCGGCGTGAAGGATGCGAAAATCAGCCCGCAGGACTTGGAGCTCCTCAAATCGCTGAAAACCTATGTCGAAGGCCGCGGCCTGAACTTTGCGGAATATCTCCGTACGGCCGCCGGGGAAGTTGCGGGTGGAATCGTGGCGGGGGAATCGAAACCCATCACCGAAATCATCAAATATTATGACGATGCCGACATTAACCTGCTGCTGAAAGTGCTCGATACGGGCGGCGACGCGGCCGCCTTGCGGAACGTCGTAAGCCCCGTAACCCAGGCCTCGCTGAACGGCCTTGCCCAGGCGGGTTTAGGCACAGCCGGCACGCTTGGTCACGGAGGATCAGGCAGTCCTGGCCAAGCCGGCCAGGGCGGATGCGGCGCGCTAGATGCCGGTGTGGGCCTGACCCAGGCCGGGCAGGGAACGACCGCCCCCGGCGGCAAGCCGACGGACGCCCAACTCTCGAATGTACTCAACGGGCTGGGAGATCTCGGCCAGGTGGGGCTGGGCAATGCCGTCGACCAGTTCGGAGTGACGGACCGCTTCACGGCGGGTCAGGGTTACGGCCGAGCGGTCATGGGCGAACTGTGGGAGTTCATCACCTCGCCGTCGGCGACCACGGCCAGCTTCTACTACACCCTGGAAGCGCAGAACGAGTTGCTGAACCTCCTGCAAAACGAGCGGAAACCGCTCGTCGAGCTCGGAACCAGCCTCGACTCCGCATCACGGGCGCTCGCGGATTTGCAGAACACGCTCCAGAGAGCCGGGCTGAGCGGAGCCAACAGCTATTTGACGGGGCGCGGGCCGGCCGAGCTTCGACAGGCTCTCGACGAACTGCAGAAAGCCTACGATTCCGGAAGCGACCAGTGGAAGCAGCAGCACAAGGCGCAGATGGACGAGCGGCGCAACCACATCACGCAAAAGCTGCAGGATCTCGCCGAGACTGTGGCCGACCTCAACGCACTCGCTGGGCGGATGGGACAGGTACGCAGTTGGCTGGATTCATTGAGGCTCGGCCCGGATGGGAAGCCGCGAGGGCCCGTCGAGGCGTTCAATCCAATGACCTTTGTTCGCCTCGGCTCGATCAGCCTGTACCTTCGCGGCATGGCCGCGGATGCTTTTGGCCTGACGACCGACGCCCCGTTCCGGGTCAGCCTGCCGCAGCCGAGCCCGCCAGCGAACATGCCGCGACCGGAAGGCTGGGACGAGATGTTGAACCGGATGAAGCAGCAGTCCGCGGCGTTCGATGCAGCCCCCGAGGTTGAGGTCGATCCCGGTTTCGATGCCTGGCTAAACGGGCTCAACCAAGGCAAATAA